In Planctomycetia bacterium, one DNA window encodes the following:
- a CDS encoding HypC/HybG/HupF family hydrogenase formation chaperone, with the protein MCLAVPGKLIECEGADAVVDMQGNRVRIVRVLTPEARPGDWVLVHAGFSISMMDEKTAHATWDYLNGAYGGEALKDALSEAKECES; encoded by the coding sequence ATGTGTCTCGCTGTGCCGGGTAAGTTGATCGAGTGCGAAGGCGCCGACGCCGTCGTCGATATGCAAGGCAATCGGGTGCGAATCGTTCGCGTGCTGACCCCCGAGGCGCGGCCGGGTGACTGGGTGCTGGTGCATGCCGGTTTCTCGATTTCGATGATGGATGAGAAGACCGCGCATGCGACGTGGGACTATTTGAACGGAGCGTATGGCGGCGAAGCGTTGAAAGACGCACTAAGCGAAGCCAAGGAGTGCGAATCGTGA
- a CDS encoding NADH:ubiquinone oxidoreductase — protein sequence MKPRIAIFSLTGCEGCSLAILELEDQLLDLLGAVDIVNFREGMTEKAWDIDIGFVDGAVSTPEDEREAKRFREACKTLVAIGSCACLGGINTLKNHQAMDDYRRYVYGERADWFPTLPARPLSAVVKVDYELPGCPMIKEEFLQFVKDVLAGKPFKLPDTAVCVECKKRGNVCLYEQGICCLGPVTRAGCNAICPSFGSKCEGCRGIVDREALLAAGVNLREQYDIPLEQVLADFRLFGAYQEGDLP from the coding sequence ATGAAACCGCGAATCGCCATCTTCAGTCTGACGGGTTGTGAGGGATGTTCGCTGGCGATCCTCGAACTGGAGGACCAGTTGCTGGACCTGCTGGGTGCCGTGGACATTGTGAATTTCCGCGAAGGCATGACCGAAAAGGCCTGGGACATCGACATCGGCTTCGTAGATGGTGCCGTATCCACACCGGAGGACGAACGGGAGGCCAAGCGCTTTCGCGAAGCCTGCAAGACCCTCGTAGCCATCGGTTCGTGCGCCTGCCTCGGCGGCATCAATACACTCAAAAATCATCAGGCCATGGACGACTATCGCCGCTACGTGTACGGCGAGCGCGCCGATTGGTTTCCGACCCTGCCGGCCCGGCCGCTGTCGGCCGTCGTGAAAGTGGACTACGAACTGCCGGGCTGCCCGATGATCAAGGAGGAGTTCCTGCAATTTGTGAAGGATGTGCTCGCGGGCAAGCCGTTTAAGCTGCCGGACACGGCCGTGTGCGTGGAGTGCAAGAAGCGCGGCAACGTCTGCCTGTATGAACAGGGCATCTGCTGCCTTGGGCCGGTGACGCGCGCCGGATGCAACGCGATCTGTCCGAGCTTCGGTTCAAAGTGTGAAGGCTGCCGCGGGATTGTGGATCGCGAGGCGCTGCTCGCCGCCGGCGTCAACCTGCGCGAGCAGTACGACATCCCATTGGAGCAGGTTCTTGCCGATTTCAGACTCTTTGGCGCGTACCAGGAAGGAGACCTGCCATGA
- a CDS encoding 4Fe-4S dicluster domain-containing protein, which produces MLDRMLNHEGLIEMLDEMARKRRLVGPVRRGERYLYEEVTEPRQLDLSFTYCVYGPRSYLFPPVETLFTFERENGSFRARALLDDRPLALIGVHPCDLHAIALLDKVFAQEHPDEHYLTRRRHTFIIGIDCARPCTEGVFCADMDCHHAESGFDLMLYPLRTESNGGARYGVRFGTAEGRQWVLYGRRSEVPTLDDERAFDRALREKAATFTRRIKTPAEELPVLLNRSYDSLLWEATARRCYSCGSCNLSCPTCYCFNILDDLSLDGTHGSRRREWDGCQIKNFATVAGPHNFRPKAASRLRHRIYRKAKWIREKTGLPGCVGCARCDRACTAKINSVEIYNQLAEEV; this is translated from the coding sequence ATGCTGGACCGAATGCTGAATCATGAGGGTTTGATCGAGATGCTGGACGAAATGGCGCGGAAGCGGCGGCTGGTCGGGCCGGTTCGTCGCGGCGAACGATATCTTTACGAAGAAGTGACAGAACCGCGGCAGCTCGACCTTTCATTTACTTATTGCGTGTATGGGCCGCGGAGTTATCTGTTTCCGCCGGTTGAGACGCTCTTCACTTTCGAGCGTGAAAATGGATCGTTTCGAGCGCGAGCCTTGCTGGATGATCGCCCGTTGGCGCTGATCGGGGTGCATCCGTGTGATCTGCACGCCATCGCCCTGCTGGATAAGGTCTTTGCCCAGGAACACCCGGATGAACATTATCTGACGCGCCGGCGGCACACGTTCATCATCGGGATCGACTGCGCGCGCCCCTGCACCGAAGGTGTGTTCTGTGCCGACATGGATTGTCACCATGCCGAGAGCGGCTTTGATCTCATGCTTTACCCGTTGCGCACCGAGTCAAACGGGGGAGCGCGATACGGCGTGCGGTTCGGCACGGCCGAAGGGCGTCAATGGGTCCTGTATGGGCGGCGCAGCGAAGTCCCGACGCTGGACGATGAGCGTGCTTTCGATCGCGCGCTGCGTGAGAAAGCCGCGACCTTCACCCGGCGCATCAAGACCCCCGCGGAAGAACTGCCAGTGCTGTTGAATCGCTCGTACGACTCCCTGTTGTGGGAAGCCACGGCGAGGCGGTGTTATTCCTGCGGCAGTTGCAACCTCTCCTGCCCGACCTGCTATTGCTTCAATATCCTCGATGACTTGAGTCTGGACGGCACACATGGTTCGCGGCGCCGGGAGTGGGACGGCTGCCAGATCAAGAACTTCGCGACCGTCGCCGGGCCGCACAACTTCCGACCGAAGGCGGCCTCACGTCTGCGCCATCGGATTTATCGCAAGGCGAAGTGGATTCGTGAGAAGACGGGCCTGCCGGGGTGCGTCGGGTGTGCCCGGTGCGATCGAGCCTGCACGGCGAAGATCAACTCCGTGGAAATCTACAACCAGCTCGCGGAGGAGGTGTGA
- a CDS encoding FAD/NAD(P)-binding protein encodes MIPAPVLHQNPAGSVYVPSPARILRVTRLTEMERLFELAFLDERPLGHDPGQFVQVSVLGYGECPISICSSPTQRDRFELCIRRVGRVTNRLHQLEAGSVVGIRGPLGHGFDLHEFHGRDVLVVAGGLGLAPLRSLIQYVLDERERFGQFHLLYGARCPAELLFQEDLVRWRQNPGVNLLITVERPDEQWRGRNGVVTTLFKDLPKLDPLNTNVVIVGPPVMFKFVVLEVLARRIPQSSIYCSLERHMKCGIGKCGHCQANHVYVCMDGPVFKYGELKAMREAME; translated from the coding sequence ATGATCCCGGCCCCCGTGCTGCATCAGAACCCTGCCGGCAGTGTTTACGTGCCGTCGCCCGCTCGGATTCTTCGTGTCACTCGGCTAACGGAAATGGAAAGGCTCTTCGAGCTGGCGTTTCTGGACGAACGGCCGCTTGGGCACGACCCCGGACAGTTCGTGCAGGTGTCCGTACTGGGGTACGGCGAGTGTCCGATCTCGATCTGTTCGTCGCCGACGCAGCGAGACCGATTCGAGCTGTGCATTCGCCGCGTCGGGCGCGTGACCAATCGGTTGCATCAGCTGGAGGCGGGCTCGGTCGTTGGAATTCGGGGACCGCTGGGGCACGGCTTTGACCTGCACGAGTTTCATGGGCGCGACGTGCTGGTGGTGGCGGGGGGGTTGGGGCTGGCGCCGCTTCGGTCCTTGATTCAGTACGTCCTCGACGAGCGCGAGCGGTTCGGGCAGTTTCATCTGCTCTACGGCGCGCGCTGCCCCGCGGAATTGCTCTTTCAGGAAGACCTCGTCCGCTGGCGACAGAACCCCGGCGTGAACCTGCTCATCACCGTGGAACGGCCGGATGAACAATGGCGGGGACGCAACGGTGTGGTGACGACGTTGTTCAAGGACCTGCCGAAGCTCGACCCATTGAATACGAACGTCGTGATCGTCGGGCCGCCGGTGATGTTCAAGTTCGTCGTGCTGGAAGTGCTCGCGCGGCGCATTCCGCAGAGCAGCATCTACTGCTCGCTCGAACGGCACATGAAATGCGGGATCGGCAAGTGCGGCCACTGCCAGGCGAATCACGTGTACGTCTGCATGGACGGACCGGTGTTCAAGTACGGCGAACTGAAGGCCATGCGTGAGGCGATGGAGTGA
- a CDS encoding hydrogenase maturation protease — protein sequence MAGGTLMIAGRMEIVIVGCGRWLYGDDLAGLAAAEALLGMRLPDVRIYASESPAADIALYATDARILIVIDAARASEDLPAGFWRRVNYREIKDRLNEARSPSAHTLSVTTALTLADRLGCLPPDVWIYAIGAVSTEAGAKMSKAVARAVQEVTEAVRRDVIVWHRKHAELSHA from the coding sequence ATGGCAGGGGGAACGCTCATGATCGCGGGGCGAATGGAGATTGTGATTGTCGGCTGTGGCCGCTGGCTGTACGGAGATGATCTGGCTGGTCTCGCAGCGGCCGAGGCACTCTTGGGCATGCGATTGCCGGATGTGCGGATTTACGCCAGCGAATCGCCTGCGGCGGACATCGCCTTGTATGCGACAGACGCGCGGATTCTGATCGTGATCGATGCGGCCCGTGCCAGCGAGGACCTGCCGGCGGGATTTTGGCGAAGAGTGAATTATCGGGAGATCAAGGACCGATTGAACGAGGCACGATCTCCCAGCGCGCACACGCTTAGCGTCACGACGGCCCTGACGCTGGCCGATCGCCTCGGATGCCTGCCGCCGGACGTGTGGATTTATGCCATCGGCGCGGTCTCCACCGAGGCCGGCGCGAAAATGTCCAAAGCCGTGGCACGCGCCGTGCAGGAAGTAACGGAGGCCGTTCGACGCGACGTGATCGTTTGGCACCGGAAGCACGCGGAGTTGAGCCATGCATGA
- the hypD gene encoding hydrogenase formation protein HypD: protein MKADIPSLLADVAASVRRIGRRVQIMEVCGTHTVSFFRSGIRSLLPPELRLISGPGCPVCVTAQRHVDAAMELGARPDVTITTYGDMLRVPGRRGSLESLRAVGADVRVVQSAMKAVEWAAAHPTRQVVFLGVGFETTAPATAAAVLAARRDGIANFSVLMCHKLVVPAMTALLHGQRVLLDGFLCPGHVSVIIGAKAYRPLVQRFGKPCVVAGFEPSQLAMGLLHLVRQIEDGAARLENVYTGVVHETGNRTARGLMRRVFVVADAPWRAMGVIPRSGLELAHAYREFDALERFGITLGEDHDPPACRCGEVIQGVAMPEECPLFGNGCTPRTPIGPCMVSGEGTCGAWYRYASALRSRGGQWAKRWAHVDSHGRESSEVAAIGKPTPRGDLP from the coding sequence GTGAAAGCAGACATCCCATCCCTGCTCGCCGACGTGGCGGCATCGGTTCGCCGGATCGGTCGTCGCGTGCAGATCATGGAAGTCTGCGGTACGCACACCGTTTCGTTTTTCCGAAGCGGGATTCGCTCGCTGCTGCCGCCGGAGCTTCGGCTTATCAGCGGACCGGGCTGTCCGGTCTGTGTGACGGCACAGCGGCACGTCGACGCCGCGATGGAACTCGGTGCTCGGCCTGACGTCACGATCACGACATACGGAGACATGCTGCGCGTTCCGGGTCGGCGCGGCAGTCTCGAGTCGCTGCGGGCTGTCGGCGCGGACGTTCGCGTCGTGCAGTCGGCAATGAAGGCCGTCGAATGGGCAGCGGCCCATCCCACTCGACAGGTCGTCTTTCTGGGAGTGGGCTTCGAGACGACGGCGCCGGCGACCGCGGCGGCGGTGCTGGCCGCTCGGCGCGACGGCATCGCCAATTTCAGCGTGCTCATGTGCCACAAGCTGGTCGTGCCGGCCATGACGGCGTTGTTGCACGGGCAACGGGTGCTGCTCGACGGATTCCTTTGCCCCGGGCACGTCAGCGTCATCATCGGGGCGAAGGCCTATCGTCCGTTGGTACAGCGATTCGGCAAGCCGTGCGTCGTGGCGGGATTCGAGCCGTCGCAATTGGCGATGGGATTGCTCCATCTCGTGCGACAAATCGAAGACGGCGCGGCACGATTGGAAAATGTTTACACTGGTGTCGTTCACGAAACAGGCAATCGCACGGCGCGCGGGCTGATGCGGCGCGTGTTTGTTGTGGCCGATGCACCGTGGCGCGCGATGGGCGTGATTCCGAGAAGCGGTCTTGAATTGGCGCATGCTTACCGAGAGTTTGATGCGCTGGAGCGTTTCGGCATCACACTTGGAGAGGATCATGATCCGCCCGCGTGTCGATGCGGCGAGGTCATTCAGGGTGTGGCCATGCCCGAGGAGTGTCCGTTATTCGGGAACGGTTGCACGCCGCGCACGCCCATCGGACCCTGCATGGTCAGCGGCGAAGGCACCTGCGGCGCATGGTATCGCTATGCGTCTGCGTTGCGATCACGCGGCGGCCAATGGGCGAAGAGATGGGCCCACGTGGATTCCCACGGCAGGGAATCCAGCGAGGTCGCTGCGATTGGCAAGCCAACACCCCGAGGGGATCTGCCATGA
- a CDS encoding Ni/Fe hydrogenase subunit alpha, with amino-acid sequence MNDVTIDVRHVTRVEGHGNIAINVQDGEITRLELAIVESPRFFESFLRGRMYYEVPHITCRICGICSVGHTTASVKAVEAALGITPSEQTVLLRKLILYGEELQSHFLHLYFLAVPDFLGVGSVIPLARTNPDVVKRALRMKKLANDICGAVGGRHIHPIAIHVGGITHLPRDEELAGLKRRLEECRTDLAETVGLFATLKPPDLHRDTEYVALKDPGGEYAFYDGDIVSTRDPAPTPVARYRERVIESVVRHSAAKHCRSPQSETYAVGALARFNNNHEQLHPRAKEAARALGLQAPCDNPFHNNTAQLVESVHCVEASIELIDELLRRGLRPEPLVKPQRYGELGAGAAEVPRGVLFHEFGIDRQGRVESANLIIPTGQNLANIEADMRAMVPKLLQSDLSKGEMKLQLEMLVRAYDPCISCATHLLDIEWQGERS; translated from the coding sequence ATGAACGATGTCACGATCGACGTTCGGCATGTCACGCGCGTGGAGGGGCACGGCAACATCGCCATCAACGTGCAGGATGGCGAGATCACGCGGCTGGAGCTGGCGATTGTGGAAAGCCCACGGTTCTTCGAGTCCTTCCTGCGCGGGCGGATGTATTACGAGGTGCCGCACATCACCTGTCGCATCTGCGGCATCTGCTCCGTCGGACACACGACCGCGAGCGTCAAGGCTGTCGAAGCCGCGCTGGGCATCACACCGAGCGAGCAGACGGTGCTGCTGCGCAAGCTGATCCTGTACGGCGAGGAGTTGCAGAGTCATTTCCTGCACCTGTACTTTCTCGCTGTGCCGGACTTTCTCGGCGTCGGCTCCGTCATTCCTTTGGCGCGAACGAATCCTGATGTGGTCAAACGCGCCCTGCGAATGAAAAAACTCGCCAACGATATCTGCGGCGCGGTCGGCGGGCGTCACATTCACCCGATTGCCATTCACGTCGGAGGCATCACGCACCTGCCGCGCGATGAGGAACTGGCAGGACTGAAGCGCCGGCTGGAAGAGTGCCGCACCGATCTGGCAGAGACGGTGGGCCTCTTTGCCACGCTCAAGCCGCCGGATCTGCATCGTGATACGGAATACGTGGCCTTGAAGGATCCTGGCGGCGAGTATGCCTTCTACGACGGCGATATTGTCTCGACGCGCGATCCGGCGCCGACGCCTGTTGCTCGATACCGTGAGCGGGTCATTGAATCGGTCGTGCGTCATTCGGCGGCCAAGCACTGTCGCTCGCCCCAGAGCGAGACGTACGCGGTGGGGGCGCTGGCGCGGTTCAACAACAATCACGAGCAACTGCATCCCCGGGCCAAGGAAGCGGCCCGAGCGCTGGGTTTGCAGGCTCCGTGCGACAACCCGTTCCACAACAACACCGCGCAGCTCGTGGAGTCGGTTCACTGCGTCGAAGCATCGATTGAATTGATCGACGAATTGCTGCGACGGGGACTGCGTCCCGAACCGCTCGTGAAACCGCAGCGCTACGGCGAACTGGGCGCCGGTGCGGCCGAAGTTCCACGGGGTGTGCTTTTCCACGAGTTTGGAATCGACCGTCAAGGTCGTGTGGAAAGCGCCAATTTGATTATTCCCACAGGCCAGAATCTTGCGAACATCGAGGCGGACATGCGTGCCATGGTGCCCAAGTTGTTGCAGAGCGACCTGTCCAAGGGTGAGATGAAGCTGCAACTTGAGATGTTGGTGCGGGCGTATGACCCGTGCATCTCCTGTGCGACGCATTTGCTGGATATCGAATGGCAGGGGGAACGCTCATGA
- the hypE gene encoding hydrogenase expression/formation protein HypE, which produces MPGNALERVVVAHGGGGELTAALVREHFLPKLANGQLSPLTDGAILDWSRDKLVFTTDSYVVTPLEFPGGDIGRLAVCGTVNDLAVMGARPIALSLGMILEEGLPMAVLDRIVASIEAACREAGVLIVTGDTKVIEARRGLSGAAGEPAFFPGMYINTAGIGAPLPGAKLDVSRVHPGDVILVSGALAEHGLTVLAAREGIEFDSNLASDAAPLNHMIQSALNAGADIRFMRDATRGGVAGVLADISEQREVSIVIEEADLPITPTARHASEMFGLDPLTVANEGKVVIVVAARAAESVLNELRGHPCGRQAAIIGRVTAEQPPLVELHTVSGGERIVQRPYGEELPRIC; this is translated from the coding sequence ATGCCGGGCAACGCGCTCGAGCGCGTCGTTGTCGCGCACGGAGGAGGAGGAGAATTGACGGCGGCGCTGGTTCGCGAGCACTTCCTGCCGAAACTCGCGAACGGGCAATTATCACCGCTGACTGACGGCGCGATCCTGGATTGGTCGCGCGACAAACTGGTCTTTACGACGGATTCCTACGTCGTGACGCCGCTGGAGTTTCCCGGTGGCGACATTGGTCGGCTGGCTGTGTGCGGCACGGTGAATGACCTCGCCGTGATGGGAGCGAGGCCGATCGCTCTTTCCCTGGGCATGATCCTCGAAGAGGGGCTGCCGATGGCGGTGCTGGATCGGATCGTGGCATCGATCGAGGCGGCCTGCCGGGAAGCCGGGGTATTGATCGTGACGGGTGATACGAAAGTCATCGAAGCACGGCGAGGATTGAGCGGAGCCGCGGGCGAACCTGCATTCTTCCCGGGCATGTACATTAACACGGCTGGGATCGGCGCGCCACTGCCCGGCGCGAAACTGGATGTTTCGCGCGTACACCCCGGCGACGTGATCCTCGTGAGCGGCGCGCTCGCCGAACACGGACTGACGGTTCTCGCCGCGCGCGAGGGAATCGAGTTTGACAGCAATCTTGCAAGTGACGCCGCGCCGCTGAACCACATGATCCAGTCGGCGCTGAATGCCGGGGCCGACATTCGATTCATGCGCGACGCGACGCGCGGCGGCGTGGCCGGAGTCCTGGCGGATATCAGCGAGCAGCGCGAGGTGAGCATCGTGATCGAGGAGGCGGACTTGCCGATTACCCCGACCGCACGGCATGCCTCGGAAATGTTCGGGCTGGATCCGCTGACCGTCGCCAATGAGGGCAAAGTCGTAATCGTGGTTGCGGCACGTGCCGCCGAAAGCGTGCTGAACGAACTGCGCGGCCACCCCTGCGGTCGACAGGCCGCGATCATTGGGCGTGTTACCGCCGAGCAGCCACCCTTGGTGGAACTGCATACTGTTTCAGGCGGCGAGCGAATCGTCCAGAGGCCCTACGGTGAAGAACTTCCGCGTATTTGTTAG